The Lutibacter profundi region ATGAGGCGTATAAGAAGTTTAAATCAATAAAAAACGAATCTTATACAGCAAAAATGCTGTACAATATGGGCTATATTGAAGGACTTTTAAAAGATTATACTGGGAGTGAGGTTTCTATTTTTGAGGCGATAACTATTTTTAAAAAATTAGGTAAAGATTTAAATTTATATCAATGCTATAATTATTTAGGCTTAATTTATTACAACCTTAATGAGTTTAATAGAGCAATTTATTATCATAACAAAGCATTAGAATATCTTAAAAATGTCAAAGAAAAAAGACTTTATAAAGAAGGTAGCTTAAGTAATTTAGGTTTGGTTTATCAAAAATTAAAAGATTATGAAAAAGCCATTGAGAGTTTTGAAAAGGCTTTAAATAATAGCAATCTAAAAAAACGAGATATTAATTTTTATGCACGGTTGATAGATAATATTGCTTATACCAAATTTTTAGATGGAGATACTACCAATGTTGTAAAAGAGCTTTATAAATCTTTAAAAATAAGAGATAGCGTTAAAAACATCTCAGGAATTGTGGTTAATAAATTGCATTTAGCAGAGTTGTATGCCTTAAAACAAGATACCTCAAAGGCTATTAAATTAGCAACCGAAGCACATGATTTAGCGAATAAAATAGAAAATAACCGTGATAAATTAAAATCATTGTTACTACTTTCAAAAATAGATAATAAAAAGTCAAATACTTATTTAAAGAATTATGTTCACTTAAATGATAGTCTTCAAATTGAAGAGCGAAAAATAAGAAATAAATTTACAAGAATACGTTTTGAAACTGATGAATATATTAAAGAAACTGAAAAACTTTCACAACAAAAAATACTAATTTCAGTTGGAGCTTTTTTTACTATTTTAATCCTTTCTTTCGCTTATTTTTTAAGAGTTCAAAGAGCTAAAAATAAAGAGTTGATTTTTGAAAGAGAACAGCAAAAATCGAATGAAGAAATTTTTTCTTTAATGCTTAAACAGCAGTCAAAATTAGAAGAAGGGCGTTTAAAAGAACGGCATAGAATTTCAGAAGATTTACACGACGGTGTTTTAGGAAAGATTTTTGGTACTAGAATTGGGCTCGGATTTTTAAAAATTAATGGAGATGAAGGCGCTATAAAAAAGCATCAATTTTTTATAGATGAACTTCAAACTATTGAAAAAGAGATTAGAACAATTTCACATGAATTGAAAAATGAAATTTTATCATCAAAAAAAGATTTCTTTAAAATTATTGATAATTTAATAGAACAAAAAAGCAGTTTAGGAAATTTTGAATACAAAACGTTTTATGATAAAGAAATACATTGGGATAAAATTAATGATGCAATAAAAATAAATTTGTACAGAATTTTACAAGAAGCATTGCAAAATATAATAAAATATGCACACGCAAGTAACGTAGAAATAGAGTTTAAAATAAAAGGAAATACCTTAAGTTTGCTAATTAAAGATAATGGAAAAGGGTTTGATATTTTTGAGAAAAGAAAAGGAATTGGAATAAAAAATATGAAATCTAGAGTTCGTAAATTGAATGGTACTTTTAAAATAAATTCAACATTTAATAAAGGAACTGTTATATTTGTATCATGCCCTATACAAAGTTAAAGTTATGAGTAAAATTTACAATGTATTAATAATTGATGATCATCCTATAATTGCTGACGCCTACAAAAGTGCTTTTGAATTTATAAGTTCTGAAAATAATAAAATTAATTTTAGCATATCAATAGTTCATAATTGTGATGATGCCATTCGAAAAATAGATGCTGTTTCAAAAGCAAAAAGTATACATATTGTTTTTTTAGATATTTCATTACCTCCATCAACCGACGGGGAAATTTTATCAGGAGAAGATTTAGGAATTAAAATTAGAGAACAACTACCAACCTGTAAAATTATTGTTGCCACAACCTTTAATGATAATTATAGAATTCAAGCAATTCTTAAAAATGTTAACCCAGATGGGTTTTTAATTAAAAACGATGTTAACAAAGAAGAATTAATAGCTTGCATAAAAACGGTAATGGATAATGTACCGTATTATAGTAAATCGGTGTTAGAATTATTTAGAAATCAAACTTCATTAGATTACAGATTAGATAAAATTGATAGGCAATTACTGTATGAAATGTCTATAGGTACCAAAATGAAACAACTTCCTAAGATTATTCCAATGTCTAAGGCGGGTCTTGAAAAAAGAAAAAAGCAGCTAAAAATATTATTTGACGTTAATGAGAGTGATGATAGAGGACTAATTTTAAAAGCAAAAGAAAAAGGGTTTATCTAATTAGATAAACCCTTTTTAATTATAAAACTTTGGGGCTGTTTTTACTATAAAAACAATTAGGGGTTGTTTGTTTATTCTTATAGCTATTTCAAATTTAGATTATTTTTAATGCAAAAAAAGAAATTTTTAATTTATTTTTAAATATTTCGGAAAGTTTATGGATTGTGCCTTTTAAAGTAGGCAAAAAGCCTATTTTTAGTCTGTAAATAAATAATTTTCATTTAAAAGAGAATAAAATTAAATATTTTATGAAAAATTTAACACGCTTAACAAAGGTAAAATAGTTAATAAAACGACATACTAACTATTATTGTTTAATTTTGGCAAATTATAACTAAAGAAACAAGCTTTTAATATGAAGAAAACAATTGCAATTCTATTTTTTTTAATAATAAGTGCTTCAAGTTTTTCACAAATTCTTAATCCTGTAAAATGGTCAACTTCTATTGAAAAAGTATCGGAGACAGAATATGATTTAATAATTCAAGCAACTATTGAAGATGGCTGGCATTTATATTCTCAAAATGTACCTGAAGATGGTCCAATACCAACCAATTTCACATTTGTAAAAATAGATGATTATGAGTTAGTAGGAAAAACTTCAGAAGAAGAAGGGCATACTGTTTTTGATGCTGTTTTTAATATGAACATAAAATATTTTGAAAATAAAGCTGTATTCAAACAACGGGTTAAAACTCTTTCAAAAAGCAATTTTAAAATTACAGGAGAAGTTGAGTTTATGGTTTGTGATGATTCAAGTTGTTTACCACCCACATTTGTAGATCTAGATTTTTCAATTCCAGCTAATAAAGGAATAACAACTGTAAATTTCAACACAAAAGAAAAAAATGAAACAGCAAAATCTACTGAAACAAAAATTGAAACCAAATTAAAAAAAGAGAAAAAACCATTAGATAAAAGTTTATTAACCATATTTCTTATCGCTTTCTTATCGGGGTTTGCCGCATTGTTAACGCCTTGTGTTTTTCCAATGATTCCAATGACTGTTAGTTTTTTTACAAAACAAAGTAAAAGTAAGGCTGTAGGAATTAAGAATGCACTTATTTATGGCGCTTCAATTATAATTATTTATGTTGCTTTAGGCTGGTTGGTTTCATTCTTTTTTGGAGCAGATGCTTTAAATGCACTATCTACAAACGTTTGGTTCAATGTATTTTTCTTTGTTATACTAGTAATATTTGCAGTTTCCTTTTTAGGGGCTTTTGAAATAGTTTTACCAAGTTCTTGGGGAACAAAAGTTGATGAGCAAGCAGATAGAGGAGGAATAATAGGCATCTTTTTTATGGCATTAGCACTTGCAATTGTCTCATTTTCTTGTACAGGGCCAATTGTAGGTACCTTGTTAGTACAAGCTGCTGCAGGAGGAAATCATGTAGGGCCAATTGTTGGAATGTTAGGATTTTCACTAGCATTGGCAATTCCTTTTGCGTTGTTTGCTGCTTTCCCTGGTTGGTTAAATTCGTTACCAAAATCGGGAGGCTGGTTAAATACAGTAAAAGTAGTTTTAGGATTTTTAGAACTAGCATTAGCATTTAAATTTTTATCAAACGCCGATTTAGTGTTGCAATTACATTGGTTAGAACGTGAAGTATTTTTAGCAATTTGGATTGCAATTTTTGGAACTTTAGCACTGTATCTTTTCGGAAAAATACAATTACCACATGATTCTCCATTAACACATATTTCTGTTGGAAGACTTACTTTAGGGTTAATAACACTGTCATTTACTATATATATGATTCCTGGTTTATGGGGAGCGCCATTAAATTTAATTAGTGCTTTTCCACCGGCTCAACATTATGCAGAATCACCTTACGGAATAGGATTTACAAAACTTAGCGAAGGTGTTGGTTCAAATAAAAATCATTCTGAAATTCCTGAAGGTGCTCATATCATGGCGCCTCATAATATTTTAGCTTTTAATGATTATGATAAAGGATTGGCGTATGCTAAAAAAGTAAATAAACCAGTACTATTAGATTTTACTGGTCACGCTTGTGTTAATTGTAGAAAAATGGAGCAAAACGTTTGGGCGAAAGATAAAATATTACCAATTCTTAAAAACGATGTCGTTTTAATTTCTTTATACGTTGATGATAAAAGAAAACTTCCCAATGGAGAAGAGATTGATTCTAAATTACGCCCTGGGAAAAAATTAAGATACATAGGTCAAAAATGGAGTGAAATGCAAACCATAAAATACGGAGCAAATGCACAACCTTTTTATGTCTTAATGAATCATAACGAAGAGAATTTAAATGACCCTGTTGCATATACACCTGATGTAGACGAATATTATAAATGGCTAAAAGAAGGAATAGCGAATTTTAAATAATTCAATTTTCACTTTTTAAATTAGTAAACTAACAAACGAATAATGAGTAGTTATAAACAAAAAATACCTTCTTCTAAGTTAGAAGATTATTTTCAGCAATTCAGAAAAAATATTGTAGGAATTAATCAAACATTTGAATCTCCCCATGGAGAAAAGGAAATTATTTATACAGATTGGACTGCAAGCGGAAGATTATACCGCCCTATTGAAGAAAGAATGTTAAACAAATTTGGTCCATTTGTGGCCAATACCCATACAGAAACCTCAATTACAGGTTCAGTAATGACTACAGCCTATCACAAAGCAAGAAATATAATTAAGCAACATGTAAATGCGAATGAAGAAGATGTTTTAATAACAGAAGGAACAGGTATGACAGGTGTTATTAATAAGTTTCAGCGTATTTTAGGATTAAAAATTTCCGAAAACTTAAAAGAACATACTAAAGTACCTGATGCTTTAAAGCCAATTGTATTTATAACGCATATGGAACACCATTCTAACCAAACATCTTGGTTAGAAACAATAGCAGATGTTGAAATAATTCCTTATCAAAAATCTGGCCTAGTTTGTTTTAAGAGTTTTAAAAAACTACTAACCAAATATAAAGACCGCCCCATAAAAATAGCTTCAATAACCGCTTGTTCAAATGTAACAGGAATAAGAACAGACTATTATAAAATAGCAGAGATAATTCATAAAAAAGGAGGACTTTGTTTTGTGGATTTTGCCTGTTCAGCACCTTATGTTAAAATTGACATGCATCCCAAAAAGAAAGAGGCTTATTTAGATGCTATTTTTTTCTCACCACATAAATTTTTAGGAGGCCCAGGAACTTCAGGAGTATTAATTTTTAATAAAAAACTATATAAAAATATTGTACCTGACAATCCGGGTGGAGGAACAGTAAACTTTACAAACCCTTGGGGTAATAGAGATTATATTGATGATATTGAAACGAGAGAAGATGGTGGCACACCAGGTTTTTTACAAACAATTAAAATTGCACTTTCAATTCAGTTAAAAGAAGAAATGGGAACTGAAAATATGTTAGATAGAGAACATGAGATTAATGATATTATTTTTGAACAACTTTCTAAGGTGCCAAACTTAAAGCTATTAGCAGGTCAACATACAAATAGGTTGGGTATTTTTTCTTTTTTTATTGAAGGGGCACATTTTAATTTAATAGTGAAGTTGTTAAATGATAGATTTGGCATTCAAACTCGTGGAGGTTGTAGTTGTGCGGGTACTTATGGTCACTTTCTTTTACATGTAGATCCACAAACTTCAAAAAATATTGAAGAGCAAATTAGTGACGGATGCTTAATTGAACGACCAGGATGGGTTCGCATGTCTATTCATCCAACATTAACAAACAAGGAAGTATTTTATGTGTGTGATAGTATAAAGCAAGTAGCGAAAAATTATGAGGAATGGGGTAAAGAATATACCTATAACGCTACAAAAAATGAATTTACTCACAATTCAGCTAAACCCATCGAAAAAGCTATTGTAAACAATTTGTTTGAGTAGGGTTTTTTAGATACAATTTTTTCTATATTTGAAAGAAAAAAATTAAATTTTAATGGACAATTTCATTTTTTACGTTAGGCAAGGTCTTTTCCATGTATTAGATTGGAATGCTTATGATCATATCTTGTTTTTAATAGCTTTAGCTGTTATTTATGATTTTAAAAACATAAAAAATATAATTTGGCTAATTACATTATTCACAGTTGGCCATACACTATCTCTAATACTTGCAGCATATAACATTGTTGAAATATCCTATAAATGGATAGAGTTTTTAATACCAGTTACAATTATAATAACGGCATTAGCAAATATCATTTTTATTAAAAATACAACAAAAAACACCAAAACAAACATAAATCTACTTTTCGCCTTATTTTTTGGCTTAATTCATGGTTTTGGATTTTCTAGCTATTTTAAATTGCTAGTTGGAACAACACATAATAAATTTATTCCATTATTAGAATTTGCTTTAGGTGTAGAGTTAGCTCAAATAGTAATTGTAACTATTGTTTTAATTGTAGGATTTATTTTTCAACATATTTTTCGGTTTTCAAAACGAGATTGGGTACTTATAATTTCTTCCATTGTTATTGGAATTGTACTTCCAATTCTTAAAGGCGCAATTTTTTGGTGAAAATTTAACATTGATTTTGTAAGAATCTTACTACTTTCGTAGTCATTTAAAAAATTTATGCAAAAAAAACAATTGAAATATGACCAAGCATATATGCGCATGGCATTTGAATGGGCAAAATTATCATATTGCGAAAGAAAACAAGTTGGCGCGTTAATTGTAAAAGATAGGATGATAATTTCTGATGGATTTAATGGTACTCCTACAGGGTTTGAAAATTGTTGTGAAGAAGGAGGAAACACAAAATGGTATGTATTACATGCAGAAGCTAATGCAATTTTAAAAGTTGCAAGTTCAACACAATCTTGTAAAAATTCAACACTGTATATAACTTTATCACCTTGTAAAGAGTGTAGTAAATTAATTCATCAATCAGGTATAAAAAGAGTCGTTTATGCAAAGGCATATAAAGATACTTCGGGTCTAGATTTTTTAGAAAAAGCAGGGGTAGAGTTAACACATATTAATAAAAAATAATGATTAAAAGAAAAGTAAATATTCCAATTTTTATTGGGCTTTCTATTGTAGTAGGGATTTTTATTGGTACTACATTTAACTATAAAAATAAATCGGTTTTATTTAGTTCAAATTCAAATGAAGTTAAAATAAAAAAACTTATTAATTACATACAATACGATTATGTTGATGAAGTAGATACAGATAGTTTGTTAGATGATGCTATTACCAATATGTTGGTAAAGTTAGATCCTCATTCTGTATATATTCCAAAAGAAGACCTACAACAGGTTACTGAAAGTATGCAAGGAAAATTTGTTGGTATTGGTGTCTCTTTTCTAATGTATCAAGATTCTGTTACCGTTACAAGTGTTATTGAAGGAGGCCCAAGTGAAAGGGCGGGATT contains the following coding sequences:
- a CDS encoding tetratricopeptide repeat-containing sensor histidine kinase yields the protein MSLTLVSCSENKNSDKKNENTEIDSISNWIKQSKNVKNTQFKRENSLNKAFEATKRQKSDFVKNKLLSKIALVAFDLGNDELFRKVNLKALLLSTKLRDTFRIGDAHWNYGSYYTRKEIIDSAYFHYHEAYKKFKSIKNESYTAKMLYNMGYIEGLLKDYTGSEVSIFEAITIFKKLGKDLNLYQCYNYLGLIYYNLNEFNRAIYYHNKALEYLKNVKEKRLYKEGSLSNLGLVYQKLKDYEKAIESFEKALNNSNLKKRDINFYARLIDNIAYTKFLDGDTTNVVKELYKSLKIRDSVKNISGIVVNKLHLAELYALKQDTSKAIKLATEAHDLANKIENNRDKLKSLLLLSKIDNKKSNTYLKNYVHLNDSLQIEERKIRNKFTRIRFETDEYIKETEKLSQQKILISVGAFFTILILSFAYFLRVQRAKNKELIFEREQQKSNEEIFSLMLKQQSKLEEGRLKERHRISEDLHDGVLGKIFGTRIGLGFLKINGDEGAIKKHQFFIDELQTIEKEIRTISHELKNEILSSKKDFFKIIDNLIEQKSSLGNFEYKTFYDKEIHWDKINDAIKINLYRILQEALQNIIKYAHASNVEIEFKIKGNTLSLLIKDNGKGFDIFEKRKGIGIKNMKSRVRKLNGTFKINSTFNKGTVIFVSCPIQS
- a CDS encoding response regulator → MSKIYNVLIIDDHPIIADAYKSAFEFISSENNKINFSISIVHNCDDAIRKIDAVSKAKSIHIVFLDISLPPSTDGEILSGEDLGIKIREQLPTCKIIVATTFNDNYRIQAILKNVNPDGFLIKNDVNKEELIACIKTVMDNVPYYSKSVLELFRNQTSLDYRLDKIDRQLLYEMSIGTKMKQLPKIIPMSKAGLEKRKKQLKILFDVNESDDRGLILKAKEKGFI
- a CDS encoding protein-disulfide reductase DsbD family protein, with the translated sequence MKKTIAILFFLIISASSFSQILNPVKWSTSIEKVSETEYDLIIQATIEDGWHLYSQNVPEDGPIPTNFTFVKIDDYELVGKTSEEEGHTVFDAVFNMNIKYFENKAVFKQRVKTLSKSNFKITGEVEFMVCDDSSCLPPTFVDLDFSIPANKGITTVNFNTKEKNETAKSTETKIETKLKKEKKPLDKSLLTIFLIAFLSGFAALLTPCVFPMIPMTVSFFTKQSKSKAVGIKNALIYGASIIIIYVALGWLVSFFFGADALNALSTNVWFNVFFFVILVIFAVSFLGAFEIVLPSSWGTKVDEQADRGGIIGIFFMALALAIVSFSCTGPIVGTLLVQAAAGGNHVGPIVGMLGFSLALAIPFALFAAFPGWLNSLPKSGGWLNTVKVVLGFLELALAFKFLSNADLVLQLHWLEREVFLAIWIAIFGTLALYLFGKIQLPHDSPLTHISVGRLTLGLITLSFTIYMIPGLWGAPLNLISAFPPAQHYAESPYGIGFTKLSEGVGSNKNHSEIPEGAHIMAPHNILAFNDYDKGLAYAKKVNKPVLLDFTGHACVNCRKMEQNVWAKDKILPILKNDVVLISLYVDDKRKLPNGEEIDSKLRPGKKLRYIGQKWSEMQTIKYGANAQPFYVLMNHNEENLNDPVAYTPDVDEYYKWLKEGIANFK
- a CDS encoding aminotransferase class V-fold PLP-dependent enzyme, which encodes MSSYKQKIPSSKLEDYFQQFRKNIVGINQTFESPHGEKEIIYTDWTASGRLYRPIEERMLNKFGPFVANTHTETSITGSVMTTAYHKARNIIKQHVNANEEDVLITEGTGMTGVINKFQRILGLKISENLKEHTKVPDALKPIVFITHMEHHSNQTSWLETIADVEIIPYQKSGLVCFKSFKKLLTKYKDRPIKIASITACSNVTGIRTDYYKIAEIIHKKGGLCFVDFACSAPYVKIDMHPKKKEAYLDAIFFSPHKFLGGPGTSGVLIFNKKLYKNIVPDNPGGGTVNFTNPWGNRDYIDDIETREDGGTPGFLQTIKIALSIQLKEEMGTENMLDREHEINDIIFEQLSKVPNLKLLAGQHTNRLGIFSFFIEGAHFNLIVKLLNDRFGIQTRGGCSCAGTYGHFLLHVDPQTSKNIEEQISDGCLIERPGWVRMSIHPTLTNKEVFYVCDSIKQVAKNYEEWGKEYTYNATKNEFTHNSAKPIEKAIVNNLFE
- a CDS encoding HupE/UreJ family protein, with the protein product MDNFIFYVRQGLFHVLDWNAYDHILFLIALAVIYDFKNIKNIIWLITLFTVGHTLSLILAAYNIVEISYKWIEFLIPVTIIITALANIIFIKNTTKNTKTNINLLFALFFGLIHGFGFSSYFKLLVGTTHNKFIPLLEFALGVELAQIVIVTIVLIVGFIFQHIFRFSKRDWVLIISSIVIGIVLPILKGAIFW
- a CDS encoding deoxycytidylate deaminase, with amino-acid sequence MQKKQLKYDQAYMRMAFEWAKLSYCERKQVGALIVKDRMIISDGFNGTPTGFENCCEEGGNTKWYVLHAEANAILKVASSTQSCKNSTLYITLSPCKECSKLIHQSGIKRVVYAKAYKDTSGLDFLEKAGVELTHINKK